Sequence from the Chlamydiales bacterium STE3 genome:
TTTCCAGGAAATCAGGAGATCTGCAGCCTGATGAATTTCATCAGGATTTAGCGTATTGACACTGTAGCCTAAAAATCTTAGGCAAGCGCCTAGGGTTTCTCTCATATCATTCAGCATGGTCATGCGCCCTTTATAGGTTTTTTGACCAAACACATCCCAACTTGAAATAGGAACTTCAATTTTGTCGTTTCGATAGCCTACTCCCGTGAAAGAAAGCATATAAGGAATGCCGTACTTGACAGCTTCTTTAGAAAGGCGCTTGAGATAAACAGGGTCCAGTTGCTTTGCATTGGAGATGTTTTGGTAGTTGATTTCTTCTATCATCTTTTGTGCTAGCATTAGGTCGAAGATGTAGATGCTAGGAAAAATCAAATCATATCCAGTCACACCTAATTTTAGCTTGGCATACATCGCTTCATTTGAATCATAAGTGTCGATGACAATGCGGCAGTTGTATTCTTCTTCAAAACGCCGGATAATCTCTGGTTTGATATAGTCTGCCCACATAAAAAGATGCAATTCAGGAATGTTGGGGGAAGAACAACCTGTTAGACAAAGCAAAAAACAAATGAGCAGCATTCTAACCATTATACGTCCTCTGAAAGTGTATGCGTTAACCAGACAATAGGACCTGTCAATAGCAATAATAAAGTCGACAAGGCATTAATGATAGGGGTAGAGCCAAACTTGATCATACTATAAATGTAGAGAGGGAGGGTTAAAGCTCCTTGGCCTGCAACAAAGTAAGTGATCACAAAATCATCAAAGGAGAGAGTGAATGCTAATAGCCCGCCTGCAAACATGGATGGGGCGAGGAGGGGCAGCCAAACTTTTTTTACGATTAACCATCCATTGGCCCCCAAATCTTGTGCTGCTTCTATTACTGAAAAATCGAAATGCTGCAATCTTGATAAGACAACCATGGCAACATAACTAATACAAAAAGTGGTATGGGCAATAAACACAGTAAATAAGCCAAGAGGAAAAAAAATTGTTCCAAAGAATAGCAATAAGCTAATGCCCATAAGAATATCGGGAATAATGAGAGGGACATAGACGAAAGCATGATGGACTTTTTGCAAAAACGTTTTAAAGCGAAATAGTGAAAATGCACTAAGTGTGCCTAGAAGGCATGAAACAAGAGCGGCTCCGATACCAATTATCAAAGAGTTAAGAAGTGCCCTCCAAAGCTCTCTCTCTTGAAAAAGTTTTATATACCATTTGAAAGAAAAATGAAATGTATCACTGCCATACTTGGAAGAATCAAAAGAGCTGATAAATAAAATGAGAATTGGCAAATACAAAAAAAAGATAATGCAAATACTTACCAAAGCTGAAATTGGACTTTTCTTCATTCTTTTCCCCTCCACCCTAGCTTGGTTCTTTTATCGCGCCTTCTTAAAAATGTGACTACAAAAAGCGGAACTAAGACTGCAAGCGTTAGCAGTGCTGAAAGAGCACTTGCTAGAGGAATATCGCGATCAGAAAAAGTTCTTTGTGCAATCTTGTTACCAATCATTTCGCTATAAATACCCCCCACCAAGTCGGGAATTACGTAAGCACCGATTGCAGGAATAAACACCATAACCATGGCGGTAAAAATACTGCTGCGAATAACGGGGATGAAAATGGTGAGGAATGCCCGCGTGCGAGAAGCTCCTAGATCCATGCTGGCTTCAATAAGATGAAAGTTGAACTTAGAAGCAGCAGCATAAGTAGGAAGTACAGCAAACGGCAAGTAAGTGTAGACCATTACTAGGATAACGGCAGCAGAATTATAGAGTAGGGAAGTTTCTGGCGAAACAAGATGTAAAGCAACTAGAGCCTTTTTAAAAATACCTTCGGGATGCAAAAGAGATTTCCAAGCAAAAATGCGAATCAAGAAGCTGCTCCAAAAAGGGATGATAATTAACATGAGGAGCGTTTTGCGCCATTTTGTGTCAATTTGCGCTAGGAAGTAGCTTAAGGGAAGGGCTAGAACAAGGCATATAATTGTTGTGATTGTGCTAAGAAAAAGAGTTCTAACAATCAACGTAAGATACTGTTTGTCTATCAAACTTTTAATCGTTTCAAGTGTCCAGCCTGGTTCAATTCCACCATAAAGATCTGAAGATTTGAACGCGTAGGTAAAAATTAAAGCTGTTGGCAAAACAAAGAAAAATGCTAGCCATAGAAAAGAAGGAGAGCTAACAAAAAATTCTTGCCAAAAGTTAGTCCTCTTCAATGTCTGGATCCTCCTTGATGACATCCTGAACAGAACCAACGTGTTCTGAAGGGGTTTGTGTTAGGTTTTCATCTGATGGATGGTACCTTTCTAGCATGTATCCATCATCTGCATGCCACCAAATCCAGACCTGATCTTTCCAACGAATAGGTGTCTCGTCAAGAAGTGTGCGATTATGCTGTTGGGTCACAGCAATCCGATAATCCTCTCCAACTGCTACCCAAAAATTTGTATGATCGCCTTTATAAACAACGTCATGCACGATGCCTTGCATCAAATTATGAGGGGGGGAAGAAATTTTTGGTCGTTCTTTTGAAATATGAATTTTTTCCGGACGCATGCTGAGGTGGATAAGTTCCCCTGAGGCAATCTGCTTGTCGTTGTAGCAGAGAACATCAGGAAAATTTTCGATACGTAAAAGGCTATAATCGGAAGAAACTTTTTTAAGAAGTGTACCATCGAGAAAGTTAGTATCACCAATAAAAGCAGCAACAAAACTACTTTTAGGAGATTCGTAAAGCTCCACAGGTGATCCTATTTGTTCTAGTCGGCCTCGATGCAAGACGGCAATCTGATCACTGACAGCCATTGCTTCAGTTTGATCGTGAGTAACAAAAAGAAATGTAATACCGACTTCATCATGAATAAGATCTAACTCAAGAAGCATTTTTTGACGGAGTTTGAGATCAAGAGCTGCTAGGGGTTCATCGAGAAGGAGCACTTGGGGTTTTTTGATAAGGGCTCTAGCAATGGCGATGCGTTGTTTTTGCCCACCACTAATTTCATCTGGCCTTTTATCAGCATAATCACTCATTTGTATGAGGTCGAGCATTCGATCTACTTCTCGTTCGATTTCATGCTTGGGAAGCTTATCAATACGTAGGCCGAAGGCAATATTTTCATAAAGAGTTAGATGGGGGAAGAGTGCATAATTTTGGAAAACCGTATTAATAGGTCTTCTGTGAGGAGGCAAATTGGTAATATCCTGTCCATTAAGAAAAATTTGACCCTCATCGGGTTTTTCAAACCCTGCTACAAGACGTAGTAACGTTGTCTTGCCACAGCCGCTAGGACCTAATAGAGAAAAAAACTCCCCCATTTTAATGCTAAAGGAAACATCATCTAGGGCTTTATAGGAGCCGAAATTCTTTGAAATGTGGCGAAATTCAAGAGAATCTGGCATTGATTGTCCTCTCTATTGTTAAAACTTTAAAATCGTATATTTCCCAAGCAGGTTTCGTAAGAAGTCTAATAGGAAAAGAGATTCTTTTCTACAAAATTGATGGTATTTTTTCTTAGAGGAGCATTGCTCACACAATGATGGAAAGAGATTGGAAAAGGGAGAAGAGTATAAAGGCCCCAAAGATGTCTTGGGGCCAATCATCAAGCTTAGTTTGCTCCTGTAGCTACAATCGTTGCTTTACGGCTTAACTTGAGCTGCCCTCTCTCATTAATGTCCATTACTTTCACGCTAACAACATCGCCAGGCTTGACGAAATCAGCAAGGTTAGAAATTCGGACATGATCAAATTCAGAGATATGGCAAAGGCCTTCTTTTCCAGGTAGAATCTCAACAAAAATTCCGAATGGAACAACGGATGCCACTTTTCCATTATAAATTTTACCAATCTCAATTTCAGCGGTTAAGCTATTAATAATAGCTTTAGCTTTTTCAATATTTTCTAAACTTGGAGCGGAAATGCTGACAAGCCCATCATCATTGATGTCGATCTCGACCCCTGTTTGTTCGATGATGGCGCGGATCTGTTTACCCCCAGGCCCAATAACAGAAGCAATTTTGCTTGGCTTAATGACGAGTGTTTCAATGCGTGGGGCATAAATTGACATCGTTTCTTTATGCTTTGGAGCCACGTCTAGCATTTTATTTAAGATATGAATGCGCCCCTCTTTTGCTTGAGCAAGGGCCGAGCGCATAATTTCAGGCGTAATGCCTTCGACTTTAATATCCATCTGAAATGCTGTGATCCCTTGATGGTCTCCAGCAACTTTAAAGTCCATGTCACCAAGTGCATCTTCCAAGCCTAAGATATCTGATAAGATTGTGTGCTCATCACCTTCAAGGACAAGACCCATAGCAATGCCTGCAACGGGACGCTTGATGGGAACGCCAGCCTCCATCATTGCAAGGCAACACCCGCATACTGTTGCCATAGAAGAAGAGCCATTGGACTCTGTGATATTGGATTCTACGCGGATTGTGTAAGGAAATTCTGCTTTGGCAGGGAGTACAGCTGTTAGAGCTCGCTCTGCAAGTTTGCCATGACCTACTTCTCTTCTTCCCGGTGCTCCCATGCGGCCAACTTCTCCAACGGAAAATGGAGGAAAGAAATATTGAAGGTAAAAGCGTCGGCTTCCATCCCCCTCAAGATCTTCAAACCGCTGAGCCATGCTTTCTCCTCCAAGAGTACAAACAGCCATGCTCTGAGTTTCGCCTCGGGTAAACAATGAGCTGCCGTGAACTCGTGGCAATAAGCCTTGTTCAATATCGATGGCACGGATTTCAGTCGTTTTTCTCCCATCACTTCTTAAATTTTCCTTCAAGATCATTTCGCGCATGAGCTTGGAAGAGACAGCTTTTAGGGCTTTATTGACTTCTGCTTCTGTAAACTTAGGCTCGCCTGCGAAAAGCTGTTTGAAAAGAGCAAGTTTGACTTGAGATTGAGCTTCTTCTCGTTTCATTTTTTCTGTAATGCGAAGAGCTTTATTTAATTCTGGACCTGCGATTCTCTCAACTTCTTTAATCGCTTCATCAGAAATAGTATAAAGGTGAGTTTGGCTTTTTGCTTTGCCAATCTGGGCCTGCCAATCTTTTAAAGCTTGGCAAATAACTTTGATCCAGTGGTGGCCAGTTTCGATCGCTTCCATGACTTGTTCTTCAGTTAGAAAGTCGCAGAAACCCTCGATCATGAGAACAGCATCTTCAGTTCCAGCAATCATCAAGTCAAGTTTAGATTTTTTTTGTTCTTCTATTGATGGGTTAATCACGTACTTGCCCTCAATCAAGCCAACCCTGACACCAGCGATTGGTTTAAGGAGAGGGATATCTGAAATTACAAGAGCCGCGGAGCAGCCACAAATAGCGAGAGGCTCTGGTGCATTCATGCCATCATAGGACCAGACAAATGAAAGAACTTGAACTTCATTGTGAAAACCTTCTGCAAACATTGGGCGTAGTGGACGGTCGATTAAGCGAGAAACTAAAGTTTCTTTTTCAGAAGGCTTGCCTTCCCTTTTGATAAATCCGCCCAAAGTTTTACCGGCGGAAGAAAATTTTTCCTGATAATCTACCCTTAAAGGGAAGAAATCAATTTCTGGGTCAGCTTCCGGAGAAGCGCACGCCGTGTTAAATAGAATAGTTTCACCACATTTAACGACGACCGCTCCGCCTGCTTGTCGACCAATCTTACCTGTTTCGAAAATGATTTCTTTGCCATCGACAATCACACTCATTTGTTTGCGTTCCAAGTCCATACTTACTCCCGGTATTTGTTGTTTGGATTAAGAGAGGGGTAAGAAGGGATAGAATTCAGAAATCTTTCTTCAAAGGAAATTAAACAAAGATTTCTGATTTCTATACTTACCTCTCAAATTTAAAAAGAATTTTTTAAGAAAAATTACACACTTTTGACAATTTTTGCAAGAGATTGCTAATAGGCAGCTTAGATAGCTGCCTGAATCAAATTAAAAAATTTACCTTCTAAGGTTTAATTTCTTAATTAATGATTGATAACGCTTCGTATCTGTAGAATTAAGATAATCAAGCAAGCGTCTTCTCTGGCCCACTAGCTTGAGTAGTGCAAGGCGTGAACCATGGTCTTTAGGAGACCTTTTAAGATGTTCTGTCAACTCTGCAATTCTTTCAGTAAGAATCGCGATTTGAACGTCTGCCGATCCTGTGTCCTTCTCATGAAGTTGAAATTTTTTGGTAATCTCTTCTTTTGTACCTTTATCTAGAGACATTCAAAGAATCCCCCGTTTTTTTGCCCTAGGGCTGTTGTTTTCTTGCGCGTTCCATTTCCGAATTTTAGGTTTGCGATAAGAACATAAACTTAGCACAACTCCAAAACAACGATTTAAATCCATTATGGTCAATAAGCAACAAGCTCCTGCGTGTTGCAATAGATTGTAAATAGTACTTTCTTTGAAAAAGTCTTAAAAGAACGCTTAACTATTGCTAAAATAACATTATAGCAGGGCGGATTAATGAAATCAATAAAATTCAATAAGTAATATGCTTCTCAAGAAGGTTTGCGGATTGCTATTCTGTGAAACCCTACTCTCAGCATGGGTTTCTCGCTTGATTCTTGCGAAAAAAAAATTTAAGAACGGTCAAAAAATAAGCCTTTCTAGTACCTTAAGGGGATGCTAACCTTGTTAACGAAGTCTTATTGATGCGCCTTTGTCTAGAGGAAGAGAAGTTTGATAGGTAAAGATTGAGAATGGAGATGAAAATTTTTTGCATATCTTTAGTTGAGTAAGATAAGAGGCCGGTTATGAGTGACAATAAATGTGCAATTTCTCTCCTGATTTAAATTAGGATATATAAAATGGAGGTGCGTAGCGCGAAAAATTTTGCAGTTCCCTTTGGTCTTAGATGATCTTGGCTATTTCCTGCTCCAAGGGGTAGTTATGATGCGAAAAGTGGGGAGTCTTTAATCGCGGATTTATTGCTACCTAATAGGCTTGCTTTCTGAAGGGTTTTTGCGCCTCTTATTCTGCTTTTAAAGTAGTTTTCCTTTATCCTGGATCCTATTTTGGGAAGCAGTCGATGCAATCCGCGAAGAAAAAAATCACATAGGGGGTCTTTTTCTTTTTTTTGAAAGGATAGAGTAGCTGCTTTCTTTACTTTGTATCTTCAATGGCTTTATTAATGAATTCTTTAGCTGGCCTATAGATCTCTATAGAGATAAACTACCACCATGATTGTAGATAAGTTGATGAATGTTTCTGAAACGCTAGTGATGAATTACTGCTCCTATGCCAATGATTGAAATGCGGCTCTCTGATTTTTCAAGCTTCTTGCTTCCAATGTAGGCAATTTTCAGCGGGAGCTGGAGAAAAGGCGAGCAATCTGTAATAGGAGGAATTTTTGACAAATGGAGTGTTTTGTGCTTTGAAAAGCGGTATAAGGCGCCCCTTAATCAACCTACCAAAGCGTGGCATTTGGTAAAGAAAAAACAATTTTAAAGGAAAATCTAAACTTTTGTATCTAAAATGACTTCGATAGTATCTGGATATTTTCGGTAAGCATCTCTTTTTAGAACCACCTTGAATGGAATTTTTATTCTTCCAGAATGTTTTTCCATTTGTAGTTCGTCCCAGATTTTTTTCTTAAGGTCTTCGCTAACTGGCTCTTTTTTGTATTTAAGTAGTAATTGCTTGATATACTCTTGCTCTTGATGTCGAAAGACATCGACATCATAAAAAGGATGCTCTTCCGTTTTTTCTTCCATATCTGCTTGCCTCATTATTCAACTGTTTAGTAAATTCTTCCCTTTTCGCAAACATACCAAAATGAAGTTTTTAAAGAGGATACCATTATGCATAAAGAAACTACATATAAGGAAAAACTGGTCCATCTCGGGGAGTGGTTGCCTTCCATTATTGAAACAATCAAAAAAGATTTGAAAAATGAGCACTTAAAGCAAGATTTTCAATTTGTTAAAAAATATTTTCCAGGAAAAAACATCAATAAAATTGAATCGGAAGAACTTTCTGGAGCTTACAAAGCTGCTATCGAAGAACAGGAAAATGGGGAGATGCTTGCAGAGTTTATAGCAAGTCGATGGATTATAAAAAATAGCGATTTATATTACTTCTTTGAAAACTTTCTATCCTCAGTGGATCCTAATTTCACAGAAATTGTTGAGCTAGACGAACGTAATGGAGAAAAACTCATCGAAGAAGCTACTGTTTCGTTCGGCGCTAAGAGCACATATGTTTTTTCGGTGCTTAACTCCGTTGCATTTACCCGAGATCAATTTTCGAAACTACAGTCTAATGCCCAGAAAGAAACAGCTACTCAAAATGAAGAACGTGTAGAAAGGGAAGAGAAAGCGACGATAGAAGGCATGAAAAGAAATCAAGAGAGAGAAATTGCCCGTTTAACGGATAAGTACGAAAAAAAGCTAGCGGGTCTTCAAAAGAAATACATTCAAGATGTTGAGCAGCTTAAGCGTCAGGTGGCCAATTTACAAAAAAAACTCCATGTCTAGTTCTGTCGAAGAAGATGAAAAGTACATGTTTGAAGCCCTTAAAGAGGCTAAGAAAGCCTTTAAGCAGGATGAGGTTCCTGTGGGAGCCGTCCTTGTAAGAAAGGGGCAGATTATTGCAAGAGGGCATAACCAAGTTGAGTTGTTAAATGACGCTACTGCTCACGCCGAAATGCTCTGCATGACTGCGGGGGAGGCGGTTCTAGAGAATTGGCGCCTTACAGACTCTGTTCTCTACTGCACCTTAGAGCCCTGTGCAATGTGCGCCGGAGCTATGTTTCTAACGCGAATTTCGCGTTTAGTTTGGGGCGCTCCTGATCTTCGCCATGGTGCAAATGGTAGTTTATTTAACCTGTTTGATAAAGTGCACCCCATACACAACATTGAAGTGAGAGGAGGCGTTTTAGGGGACTTCTCTGCCTATTTGTTGAGGGAATTCTTTAAAAAACGCAGGGAATTAGAATGAAGTTAGAAGCCCTATTAGCTGAGTTAATCGAGTTCCAACA
This genomic interval carries:
- a CDS encoding Spermidine/putrescine-binding periplasmic protein 2 (Product derived from UniProtKB/Swiss-Prot:P44731;Gene name derived from UniProtKB/Swiss-Prot:P44731), producing MVNAYTFRGRIMVRMLLICFLLCLTGCSSPNIPELHLFMWADYIKPEIIRRFEEEYNCRIVIDTYDSNEAMYAKLKLGVTGYDLIFPSIYIFDLMLAQKMIEEINYQNISNAKQLDPVYLKRLSKEAVKYGIPYMLSFTGVGYRNDKIEVPISSWDVFGQKTYKGRMTMLNDMRETLGACLRFLGYSVNTLNPDEIHQAADLLISWKKNLAKLENEQYKNGIATAEFLIVQGYNGDISQVAKENASISFSYPREGTNFTIDLAAIPKKAPNPQLALKFINYLLEPAIAAENICFTSFLSPNTGAYELLDEETRNNPMLFPPSEVLEKAELLQPVDSAISDYIRAWDRAKAG
- a CDS encoding Spermidine/putrescine transport system permease protein PotC (Product derived from UniProtKB/Swiss-Prot:P0AFK6;Gene name derived from UniProtKB/Swiss-Prot:P0AFK6), producing MKKSPISALVSICIIFFLYLPILILFISSFDSSKYGSDTFHFSFKWYIKLFQERELWRALLNSLIIGIGAALVSCLLGTLSAFSLFRFKTFLQKVHHAFVYVPLIIPDILMGISLLLFFGTIFFPLGLFTVFIAHTTFCISYVAMVVLSRLQHFDFSVIEAAQDLGANGWLIVKKVWLPLLAPSMFAGGLLAFTLSFDDFVITYFVAGQGALTLPLYIYSMIKFGSTPIINALSTLLLLLTGPIVWLTHTLSEDV
- a CDS encoding Spermidine/putrescine transport system permease protein PotB (Product derived from UniProtKB/Swiss-Prot:P0AFK5;Gene name derived from UniProtKB/Swiss-Prot:P0AFK5), whose amino-acid sequence is MFRMSSRRIQTLKRTNFWQEFFVSSPSFLWLAFFFVLPTALIFTYAFKSSDLYGGIEPGWTLETIKSLIDKQYLTLIVRTLFLSTITTIICLVLALPLSYFLAQIDTKWRKTLLMLIIIPFWSSFLIRIFAWKSLLHPEGIFKKALVALHLVSPETSLLYNSAAVILVMVYTYLPFAVLPTYAAASKFNFHLIEASMDLGASRTRAFLTIFIPVIRSSIFTAMVMVFIPAIGAYVIPDLVGGIYSEMIGNKIAQRTFSDRDIPLASALSALLTLAVLVPLFVVTFLRRRDKRTKLGWRGKE
- a CDS encoding Spermidine/putrescine import ATP-binding protein PotA (Product derived from UniProtKB/Swiss-Prot:Q6MCV4;Gene name derived from UniProtKB/Swiss-Prot:Q6MCV4;EC number derived from UniProtKB/Swiss-Prot:Q6MCV4), with the protein product MPDSLEFRHISKNFGSYKALDDVSFSIKMGEFFSLLGPSGCGKTTLLRLVAGFEKPDEGQIFLNGQDITNLPPHRRPINTVFQNYALFPHLTLYENIAFGLRIDKLPKHEIEREVDRMLDLIQMSDYADKRPDEISGGQKQRIAIARALIKKPQVLLLDEPLAALDLKLRQKMLLELDLIHDEVGITFLFVTHDQTEAMAVSDQIAVLHRGRLEQIGSPVELYESPKSSFVAAFIGDTNFLDGTLLKKVSSDYSLLRIENFPDVLCYNDKQIASGELIHLSMRPEKIHISKERPKISSPPHNLMQGIVHDVVYKGDHTNFWVAVGEDYRIAVTQQHNRTLLDETPIRWKDQVWIWWHADDGYMLERYHPSDENLTQTPSEHVGSVQDVIKEDPDIEED
- a CDS encoding Polyribonucleotide nucleotidyltransferase (Product derived from UniProtKB/Swiss-Prot:Q6MDI2;Gene name derived from UniProtKB/Swiss-Prot:Q6MDI2;EC number derived from UniProtKB/Swiss-Prot:Q6MDI2) produces the protein MDLERKQMSVIVDGKEIIFETGKIGRQAGGAVVVKCGETILFNTACASPEADPEIDFFPLRVDYQEKFSSAGKTLGGFIKREGKPSEKETLVSRLIDRPLRPMFAEGFHNEVQVLSFVWSYDGMNAPEPLAICGCSAALVISDIPLLKPIAGVRVGLIEGKYVINPSIEEQKKSKLDLMIAGTEDAVLMIEGFCDFLTEEQVMEAIETGHHWIKVICQALKDWQAQIGKAKSQTHLYTISDEAIKEVERIAGPELNKALRITEKMKREEAQSQVKLALFKQLFAGEPKFTEAEVNKALKAVSSKLMREMILKENLRSDGRKTTEIRAIDIEQGLLPRVHGSSLFTRGETQSMAVCTLGGESMAQRFEDLEGDGSRRFYLQYFFPPFSVGEVGRMGAPGRREVGHGKLAERALTAVLPAKAEFPYTIRVESNITESNGSSSMATVCGCCLAMMEAGVPIKRPVAGIAMGLVLEGDEHTILSDILGLEDALGDMDFKVAGDHQGITAFQMDIKVEGITPEIMRSALAQAKEGRIHILNKMLDVAPKHKETMSIYAPRIETLVIKPSKIASVIGPGGKQIRAIIEQTGVEIDINDDGLVSISAPSLENIEKAKAIINSLTAEIEIGKIYNGKVASVVPFGIFVEILPGKEGLCHISEFDHVRISNLADFVKPGDVVSVKVMDINERGQLKLSRKATIVATGAN
- a CDS encoding 30S ribosomal protein S15 (Product derived from UniProtKB/Swiss-Prot:Q6MDI1;Gene name derived from UniProtKB/Swiss-Prot:Q6MDI1), which encodes MSLDKGTKEEITKKFQLHEKDTGSADVQIAILTERIAELTEHLKRSPKDHGSRLALLKLVGQRRRLLDYLNSTDTKRYQSLIKKLNLRR
- a CDS encoding hypothetical protein (Product derived from UniProtKB/Trembl:F8LCN0), whose translation is MRQADMEEKTEEHPFYDVDVFRHQEQEYIKQLLLKYKKEPVSEDLKKKIWDELQMEKHSGRIKIPFKVVLKRDAYRKYPDTIEVILDTKV
- a CDS encoding hypothetical protein (Product derived from UniProtKB/Trembl:Q6MDH8), with the translated sequence MHKETTYKEKLVHLGEWLPSIIETIKKDLKNEHLKQDFQFVKKYFPGKNINKIESEELSGAYKAAIEEQENGEMLAEFIASRWIIKNSDLYYFFENFLSSVDPNFTEIVELDERNGEKLIEEATVSFGAKSTYVFSVLNSVAFTRDQFSKLQSNAQKETATQNEERVEREEKATIEGMKRNQEREIARLTDKYEKKLAGLQKKYIQDVEQLKRQVANLQKKLHV
- a CDS encoding tRNA-specific adenosine deaminase (Product derived from UniProtKB/Swiss-Prot:P44931;Gene name derived from UniProtKB/Swiss-Prot:P44931;EC number derived from UniProtKB/Swiss-Prot:P44931), encoding MLSSLSVRWPIYKKNSMSSSVEEDEKYMFEALKEAKKAFKQDEVPVGAVLVRKGQIIARGHNQVELLNDATAHAEMLCMTAGEAVLENWRLTDSVLYCTLEPCAMCAGAMFLTRISRLVWGAPDLRHGANGSLFNLFDKVHPIHNIEVRGGVLGDFSAYLLREFFKKRRELE